Genomic DNA from Candidatus Sphingomonas phytovorans:
TACGGTGACGGCGCAAGGCTCAAACCGGCCGACCGTCTCTATCTCCGCCGCCTGACTGCGCGCGATGGCTGGGGCAGGGCGACGCGCCCTGTCACGCGGCTCGCCTTCTATATTCGCTCTCACTGGTTGCGCATGCCGCCCACGATGCTGGCGCGGCACCTGTGGACCAAATGGCGCGCGGGGCATCGGACGGGAGGCATTTAGGCCGCAGTTCATTCTTCGTGGATTGAAGTAACGGAAAAACCGATTGTTTCCTCGCGGGCGATACGTCAGCATCGGGTTCGGAAAAAGAGGGGCTCGCATGAAGAGAATCACCGTTGCGGCTTTGCTGCTTGGTCTGGCCGGGTGCTCCGCTGGCGAGGATATTCCCGTTGCCGAAAAAGCAGTGGGTCGGTTTCACGCAATGCTAGACAATGGCCAGAACGCCCAGATTTATCAGGCTTCCGCCGCCGAAATGAAGGCGGCTGCTACCGAACCCAAGCTGACGGCGTTGCTTGAGGCCGTCCACCGCAAGCTCGGCACGGTGAAGAAGGCGGAACGGAAGGGCTGGAACGACCAGGTAAATACCGGCGGCCATTTCATCACCTTGAACTATGCCACGAGCTATATGCGGGGTGAGGCGATCGAGACCTTTGTCTACAAGAT
This window encodes:
- a CDS encoding DUF4019 domain-containing protein encodes the protein MKRITVAALLLGLAGCSAGEDIPVAEKAVGRFHAMLDNGQNAQIYQASAAEMKAAATEPKLTALLEAVHRKLGTVKKAERKGWNDQVNTGGHFITLNYATSYMRGEAIETFVYKIADGQARLAGYNINSAAMMIN